A portion of the Longimicrobium sp. genome contains these proteins:
- the purE gene encoding 5-(carboxyamino)imidazole ribonucleotide mutase, protein MGSRSDRETMQEAARVLDELGIAYEMQVVSAHRTPDLMFRYAEQAEGRGIQVIIAGAGGAAHLPGMTAAKTVLPVIGVPVLSSTLNGLDSLLSIVQMPRGVPVATVAIGKAGAANAGLLAARIIGAHDAGLRDKLRAYAERMAEDALRDPEAAQ, encoded by the coding sequence ATGGGAAGCCGCTCGGACCGCGAGACCATGCAGGAGGCCGCGCGCGTCCTGGACGAGCTGGGGATCGCGTACGAGATGCAGGTCGTCTCCGCGCACCGCACCCCAGACCTGATGTTCCGCTACGCCGAACAGGCCGAGGGCCGTGGCATCCAGGTGATCATCGCCGGGGCCGGCGGCGCCGCGCACCTGCCGGGGATGACGGCCGCGAAGACGGTGCTCCCCGTCATCGGCGTCCCCGTGCTCTCGTCCACCCTCAACGGGCTGGACTCGCTGCTCTCCATCGTCCAGATGCCCAGGGGCGTGCCCGTCGCCACGGTCGCCATCGGCAAGGCGGGCGCGGCCAACGCCGGGCTGCTGGCGGCGCGGATCATCGGCGCCCACGACGCGGGGCTCCGCGACAAGCTCAGGGCGTACGCGGAGCGGATGGCGGAAGATGCGCTGCGCGATCCGGAGGCGGCGCAGTGA
- a CDS encoding 5-(carboxyamino)imidazole ribonucleotide synthase, with the protein MTADATAPFLPGATLGMVGGGQLGRMFALEARRMGYQVVVLDPGEDTPAAQFCDRHVRAPFEDLDACLELARLSDVVTLEWENADVATLREMERIVPVRPGPAVLEVAQHRVKEKDAARRLGVLTAEYRAVGTRQELDEALREIGAPAILKTARMGYDGKGQAVIRGAGDVDEAWNAVSAMGSEFILEAMVSFRMEVSVICARSATGETACFPVAENEHRGGILHLTRCPARVSDEIAAEAMRVATALAEGLGVVGLLAVEMFVDADGRILVNEIAPRPHNSGHHTIEACGVSQFEQQLRAVCGLPLGSPALLRPAAMVNLMGEDAGTGLGRAGVADALRVPETSLHLYGKGAARPGRKMGHLTSLAGDVDEAAARVLRGWEAATRHG; encoded by the coding sequence GTGACGGCGGACGCCACGGCCCCGTTCCTTCCCGGCGCCACGCTGGGGATGGTGGGCGGGGGCCAGCTCGGCCGGATGTTCGCGCTCGAAGCACGGCGGATGGGGTATCAGGTCGTCGTCCTGGACCCGGGGGAGGACACGCCCGCCGCCCAGTTCTGCGACCGGCACGTCCGCGCCCCCTTCGAGGACTTGGACGCCTGCCTGGAGCTGGCCCGCCTCTCCGACGTGGTGACGCTGGAGTGGGAGAACGCGGACGTCGCCACGCTGCGAGAGATGGAGCGCATCGTCCCCGTCCGCCCCGGGCCGGCGGTCCTCGAGGTGGCGCAGCACCGGGTGAAGGAAAAGGACGCGGCCCGCCGGCTGGGCGTGCTGACCGCGGAGTACCGCGCCGTCGGCACCCGCCAGGAGCTGGACGAGGCGCTGCGCGAGATCGGCGCGCCGGCCATCCTGAAGACGGCGCGGATGGGATACGACGGCAAGGGCCAGGCGGTGATCCGCGGCGCGGGCGACGTGGACGAGGCGTGGAACGCGGTTTCGGCGATGGGGAGCGAGTTCATCCTGGAGGCGATGGTCAGCTTCCGTATGGAGGTGTCCGTCATCTGCGCCCGTTCCGCCACGGGGGAAACGGCGTGCTTTCCCGTGGCGGAGAACGAGCACCGCGGCGGCATCCTTCACCTCACCCGCTGCCCCGCCCGCGTGTCGGACGAGATCGCGGCGGAGGCCATGCGCGTCGCCACGGCGCTGGCCGAGGGGCTGGGCGTGGTGGGCCTGCTGGCGGTGGAGATGTTCGTGGACGCGGACGGGCGCATCCTGGTGAACGAGATCGCCCCCCGTCCCCACAACTCCGGCCACCACACGATCGAGGCGTGCGGGGTGTCGCAGTTCGAGCAGCAGCTGCGCGCCGTCTGCGGGCTGCCGCTGGGCTCCCCCGCCCTGCTGCGCCCCGCGGCCATGGTGAACCTGATGGGCGAGGACGCGGGCACGGGGCTGGGCCGGGCGGGCGTCGCCGACGCGCTGCGGGTGCCCGAAACGTCGCTCCACCTGTACGGCAAGGGCGCGGCGCGCCCGGGCCGCAAGATGGGCCACCTGACGTCCCTGGCCGGCGACGTGGACGAAGCGGCCGCGCGGGTGCTGCGGGGCTGGGAAGCCGCCACCCGCCACGGCTGA